CTCCCCGCATCCGCCCGTGCGAGACCAGCACGCGGTTGCCGTAGGCGCCGTTGTAGTAGCGGGCGATCACCCGGCCGCTCGCCGCCGCGTGGATCGGGGTCCCGCACGCCGCGCCGAAGTCGGTGCCGTCGTGCAGCTTCCACCGGTGCAGGATCGGGTGGAACCGCATGCCGTACGGCGAGGTGATCGAGGCCTGCACCGGCCGGGACAGCGTGCTGCTGCCGCCGCCGCCGGACCCCTCGCCGGACCCGCCACCGCTGTTGCCGCCACCGCTGTTGCCGCCACCGCTGTTGCCGCCACCGCCGTTGCCGCCACCGCCGCCACTGTTGCCCCCGCCGGACCCGCCGCCGTCGTGACGCTTGCGCTGACGTTCCTGGCGCTGGCGTTCCTGACGCTGACGCTCCTGGCGCTGGCGTTCCTGCCTGGCCTCCTGGCGGGCCAGCTCCTCCAGCATCGCCTGGATGCGGCTTCGCTCGGCGACCAGCTGCTGGTAGCGCCGCAGGTCGTCGGATTTGGCGCGCTCGGCCGCGGTCTGGGCGGACCTGCGCTCGGCGACCAGGCTCCCGATCGACGCGGCCGTCGAGGCGGCCTGCTGCTCCAGCTCACGTACACGCGCGAGGTTGGCCGCGGCCGAGTCCCGTTTCCGGGCGACCACGCGCTCGGCGGCGGCCAGCACGTTGCGCTTGCCGGCCAGCTGTGCCCGGGCGGCGTTCAGCCGGTTCAGGGCGCCCTGCTGGGAGTCGGCCACGCTGCTGACCAGCTGCGCCCGGTCGAGCAGCTCGCCGGTGGTCTCACTGGTGAGCACCGCGGTGAGCTCGCTCACGCCGGGTTGTTGGTACGCCGCGGCCGCGAACGACCCGATCTCGTCCCGCTGGGCGCGCACGCCGTCCTCGGTCCGGGCCAGCTCCGACCGGCTGCGGGCGACCGCCGCACGCGCCCGGCCCAGGTCGGCGGCCAGTGCGGCGTCCTTCGCCTGGGCGGCGGCGAGCTGCCCCCGGACGGTGGCCAGCCGGGTCTGCGCCGTCCGCAACCGGGCCTGCGCCTGCGCCAGGGCGAGCGTCGCCGAGCGCAACCCGGCCGAGGACTCGTCCAGGTCGCCCTTGGCGTCCTCCAGCTGGCGGTCGACCCGGCGTCTGTCGTCGTCGGGGCCGGCCTGCGCCCGCTGCAGGCCGGGACTCAGGGTCGCGGAGGACGCGAGGAGCGCCGCCAGGCACGCCACCGCAAACGCGACGAATGCCGCGCGCAGGCGCACCGAAGGGGTCGGACGGGACACGGAGGGTCCCCTCTCTCTCGGAGGTTCTACCGAGAGTAGGAGATACCCATCACACCGTGAGGTATTTCCGCAGTGTCACGAACGAGGCGACGATGGCCAAAAGTGCACCCAGCACCACCAACACCGGCATCGTGGCAAGAGTCTCCTCCCACCCGATCCAGGGAATTGCACGGATGTCGGTACGTAACCGGGCAGTGAGCATGGGCGTCAGCGCGAGCGTTCCGCAGGCCAGCGCGGCGCCCACCAGCGCCGCGACGACGCTCTCCACGATGAACGGCAACTGGATGTAGAGGTTCGACGCGCCGACGAGGCGCATGATGCCTATCTCACGTCGTCGGCTGAAGACCGTGAGCCGGATGGTGTTGCCGATCTGCAGGACCGCGGCCACCAGCAACCCGCCGGCGAGGCCGAT
This Actinopolymorpha cephalotaxi DNA region includes the following protein-coding sequences:
- a CDS encoding M23 family metallopeptidase, with protein sequence MSRPTPSVRLRAAFVAFAVACLAALLASSATLSPGLQRAQAGPDDDRRRVDRQLEDAKGDLDESSAGLRSATLALAQAQARLRTAQTRLATVRGQLAAAQAKDAALAADLGRARAAVARSRSELARTEDGVRAQRDEIGSFAAAAYQQPGVSELTAVLTSETTGELLDRAQLVSSVADSQQGALNRLNAARAQLAGKRNVLAAAERVVARKRDSAAANLARVRELEQQAASTAASIGSLVAERRSAQTAAERAKSDDLRRYQQLVAERSRIQAMLEELARQEARQERQRQERQRQERQRQERQRKRHDGGGSGGGNSGGGGGNGGGGNSGGGNSGGGNSGGGSGEGSGGGGSSTLSRPVQASITSPYGMRFHPILHRWKLHDGTDFGAACGTPIHAAASGRVIARYYNGAYGNRVLVSHGRMRGASIVTAYNHMSRYAVSNGERVSRGEVVGYVGTTGYSTGCHLHFMVYRNGSTTNPMNWL